In Candidatus Edwardsbacteria bacterium, the sequence CCCGCAGCCCAGCACGGCGATGGTCCTGCCCCCGGCGCTCAGCGCCCCCTGATGGGCCGCCGAATCGATGCCCCGGGCCATTCCGCTGACCACCGTGATCCCTGCCAAAGCCAGCTCCCGGGCCATCCCCGAAGAGGTGTTCTTGCCGTAGGTAGTGGCATTGCGGGAGCCGACTATGGCCACCGCTCGCTGGTCGGAGCTTTTCAGGGAGCCCCTAACAAACAAAATTGGCGGAGCATCTATGAAATTTTTAAGATTTTCCGGATATTCCGGGTCGTCTATGGTCAGGATATCGGTCCTCAGCTTATCGGCCTTCTCCAACTGTTCCTCGGCATAGCCCGGAACGGGCTTGAAGCTTCGTATCTCCTGAATGATCCTGGCGTCTATCTTGGGGATCTCTGCCAAAACAGAGTCGTCGGAATCAAATACCTTTTGGGGATCGCCCAAAACCCTGATCAGTTCGTTGAACTTGATGGAGCCGACTCCCTTGACTGACTGCAATCGCAGCCACCAAAGTAATTCCTCATGCGTCTTCATTGCCGTCCCTGCCACTCTGCCTTAATATGGTTTTTATCTCGCGCCTTAGTCCCTGCAGTCTCTCGGCCATATCGGGCTCATCAGCCGAGGAGAATACGCCGGATGCCGCATAGGTCGGGAGGCCGGCCATATGGGCCTTGAGGCTTTCCGCCAGGTTGGCGTTGGATTCGGATACCAGGCTGATCAAAATACCGCGCTGTTCGGAGTTCATCTTTTCCACCTGGGCCAGCAGTGCGCCCATCTCAGTCTTTCCGGTCAGGACGCTGACCGCCTGGCGGGCGGCCTCGGACACGCTGCGGTTGGGATCTTTGCAGAGCCCCATGACGGCATTCAAAGCAACAATGTCCCCGATAAGCTCCAAAGCCTGCAAAGCCGCAGCCCGGGTGTACCAGACGCCGTCTCGCAACAACCTGATCAGGGGCTGGACGGCCTGATGCCCGGCCAGGGCTGTTTTCTTGATGGCATACTCCCGCAAGCTCCAGCTTTGGTCCTGGATGGCCTTGATAAGAAGCGCCACCGAACCGGCGGTATTCAGTTCGGCCGCCATGTCGACCGCCGTCATCCGCTTTTTGGCATCCCGGGATTTCAGCAGCTCCACCGCCTCGGTCAGCTGGTGGTCAGTCATCTTTTACCTTGCTCAATGCTTTGGTAATGGCTTTTTTCAGTTCGGAGATGCCCTCCGCCTTGAGGGCCGAAATATAAATGGCTTTTAATCCCTTGGGCGCGGATGGTTTCTTCTTGACCAGATCCATCTTGTTAAGGACCATCAGGGACGGCCTTTTGGCAATAGCAGGGTTGAATTCGATCAGCTCATCCTTCAGTACCCGGTATTCCTTCCAGGGATCGGGCACCGAGGCGTCGATCACATAGACCAGCAGCTTGGTCCTC encodes:
- a CDS encoding HEAT repeat domain-containing protein; its protein translation is MTDHQLTEAVELLKSRDAKKRMTAVDMAAELNTAGSVALLIKAIQDQSWSLREYAIKKTALAGHQAVQPLIRLLRDGVWYTRAAALQALELIGDIVALNAVMGLCKDPNRSVSEAARQAVSVLTGKTEMGALLAQVEKMNSEQRGILISLVSESNANLAESLKAHMAGLPTYAASGVFSSADEPDMAERLQGLRREIKTILRQSGRDGNEDA